From Leopardus geoffroyi isolate Oge1 chromosome B4, O.geoffroyi_Oge1_pat1.0, whole genome shotgun sequence, a single genomic window includes:
- the ZNF384 gene encoding zinc finger protein 384 isoform X5 has protein sequence MEESHFNSNPYFWPSIPTVSGQIENTMFINKMKDQLLPEKGCGLAPPHYPTLLTVPASVSLPSGISMDTESKSDQLTPHSQASVTQNITVVPVPSTGLMTAGVSCSQRWRREGSQSRGPGLVITSPSGSLVTTASSAQTFPISAPMIVSALPPGSQALQVVPDLSKKVASTLTEEGGGGGGGGGSVAPKPPRGRKKKRMLESGLPEMNDPYVLSPEDDDDHQKDGKTYRSEGNCGTGNGQSLGLMDSVPGSTTNLLCDPGCRMCSLTFYSKSEMQIHSKSHTETKPHKCPHCSKTFANSSYLAQHIRIHSGAKPYSCNFCEKSFRQLSHLQQHTRIHTGDRPYKCAHPGCEKAFTQLSNLQSHRRQHNKDKPFKCHNCHRAYTDAASLEVHLSTHTVKHAKVYTCTICSRAYTSETYLMKHMRKHNPPDLQQQVQAAAAAAAVAQAQAQAQAQAQAQAQAQAQAQAQAQASQASQQQQQQQQPQPPHFQSPGAAPQGGGGGDSNPNPPPQCSFDLTPYKTAEHHKDICLTVTTSTIQVEHLASS, from the exons ATGGAAGAATCTCACTTCAATTCTAACCCGTACTTCTGGCCTTCTATCCCCACAGTCTCAGGACAG attGAGAACACGATGTTCATCAACAAGATGAAGGATCAGCTGCTGCCGGAGAAGGGCTGTGGGCTGGCTCCACCCCACTACCCCACCTTGCTGACAGTGCCTGCCTCCGTGTCCCTGCCCTCAGGCATCAGTATGGACACAGAGTCCAAGTCAGACCAGCTGACCCCACATAGCCAGGCGTCCGTTACCCAGAACATCACCGTGGTCCCTGTGCCATCTACAGGACTGATGACTGCTG GAGTCTCCTGTTCTCAGaggtggagaagagaagggagtcAATCAAGGG GTCCCGGTTTGGTAATCACGTCCCCCTCAGGCTCCCTTGTGACCACAGCCTCATCAGCTCAGACCTTCCCCATTTCGGCTCCCATGATTGTCTCAGCTCTTCCCCCTGGCTCACAAGCCCTGCAGGTGGTCCCTGATCTCTCCAAGAAGGTAGCATCAACCCTAACAGAGGAAGGAGGcggaggtggtggtggaggtggcaGTGTGGCTCCTAAGCCCCCTCGGGGCCGGAAGAAGAAGCGGATGCTGGAATCAGGGCTGCCTGAGATGAATGACCCTTATGTCCTCTCCCCTGAGGATGACGATGACCATCAGAAAGACGGCAAGACCTATAG GAGCGAAGGGAACTGCGGCACAGGAAATGGACAGAGCCTTGGGCTCATGGATTCAGTTCCCGGCTCCACCAcgaacttgctgtgtgaccctgg GTGCCGGATGTGCTCACTGACATTCTACTCAAAGTCGGAGATGCAGATCCACTCCAAGTCACACACCGAGACCAAGCCCCACAAGTGCCCGCACTGCTCCAAGACCTTCGCCAACAGCTCCTACCTGGCCCAGCACATCCGTATCCACTCAGGGGCCAAGCCCTACAGTTGTAACTTCTGTGAGAAATCCTTCCGCCAGCTCTCCCACCTCCAGCAGCACACCCG AATCCACACCGGTGACAGACCATACAAATGTGCACACCCGGGCTGTGAGAAAGCCTTCACGCAGCTCTCCAATCTGCAG TCCCACAGGCGGCAGCACAACAAAGATAAACCCTTCAAGTGCCACAACTGTCACCGGGCGTACACGGACGCAGCCTCACTAGAGGTGCACCTATCTACGCATACGGTGAAGCATGCCAAGGTGTATACCTGCACTATCTGTAGTCGGGCATACACATCG GAAACGTACCTTATGAAACATATGCGCAAACACAACCCTCCTGATCTCCAGCAACAAGTGCAGGcagcagcggcggcagcggcggtggcccaggcccaggcccaggcccaggctcaggcccaggcccaggcccaggctcaAGCCCAAGCCCAGGCTCAAGCCCAGGCCTCCCAGGCatcgcagcagcagcagcagcaacagcagccaCAGCCACCACACTTCCAGTCCCCTGGGGCAGccccccagggtgggggtggtggggacagcaACCCCAACCCTCCACCCCAGTGTTCCTTTGACCTGACCCCCTATAAGACGGCGGAGCATCATAAGGACATCTGCCTCACTGTCACCACCAGCACCATCCAGGTGGAGCACCTGGCCAGCTCGTAG
- the ZNF384 gene encoding zinc finger protein 384 isoform X4, with protein sequence MEESHFNSNPYFWPSIPTVSGQIENTMFINKMKDQLLPEKGCGLAPPHYPTLLTVPASVSLPSGISMDTESKSDQLTPHSQASVTQNITVVPVPSTGLMTAGPGLVITSPSGSLVTTASSAQTFPISAPMIVSALPPGSQALQVVPDLSKKVASTLTEEGGGGGGGGGSVAPKPPRGRKKKRMLESGLPEMNDPYVLSPEDDDDHQKDGKTYRCRMCSLTFYSKSEMQIHSKSHTETKPHKCPHCSKTFANSSYLAQHIRIHSGAKPYSCNFCEKSFRQLSHLQQHTRIHSKMHTETIKPHKCPHCSKTFANTSYLAQHLRIHSGAKPYNCSYCQKAFRQLSHLQQHTRIHTGDRPYKCAHPGCEKAFTQLSNLQSHRRQHNKDKPFKCHNCHRAYTDAASLEVHLSTHTVKHAKVYTCTICSRAYTSETYLMKHMRKHNPPDLQQQVQAAAAAAAVAQAQAQAQAQAQAQAQAQAQAQAQAQASQASQQQQQQQQPQPPHFQSPGAAPQGGGGGDSNPNPPPQCSFDLTPYKTAEHHKDICLTVTTSTIQVEHLASS encoded by the exons ATGGAAGAATCTCACTTCAATTCTAACCCGTACTTCTGGCCTTCTATCCCCACAGTCTCAGGACAG attGAGAACACGATGTTCATCAACAAGATGAAGGATCAGCTGCTGCCGGAGAAGGGCTGTGGGCTGGCTCCACCCCACTACCCCACCTTGCTGACAGTGCCTGCCTCCGTGTCCCTGCCCTCAGGCATCAGTATGGACACAGAGTCCAAGTCAGACCAGCTGACCCCACATAGCCAGGCGTCCGTTACCCAGAACATCACCGTGGTCCCTGTGCCATCTACAGGACTGATGACTGCTG GTCCCGGTTTGGTAATCACGTCCCCCTCAGGCTCCCTTGTGACCACAGCCTCATCAGCTCAGACCTTCCCCATTTCGGCTCCCATGATTGTCTCAGCTCTTCCCCCTGGCTCACAAGCCCTGCAGGTGGTCCCTGATCTCTCCAAGAAGGTAGCATCAACCCTAACAGAGGAAGGAGGcggaggtggtggtggaggtggcaGTGTGGCTCCTAAGCCCCCTCGGGGCCGGAAGAAGAAGCGGATGCTGGAATCAGGGCTGCCTGAGATGAATGACCCTTATGTCCTCTCCCCTGAGGATGACGATGACCATCAGAAAGACGGCAAGACCTATAG GTGCCGGATGTGCTCACTGACATTCTACTCAAAGTCGGAGATGCAGATCCACTCCAAGTCACACACCGAGACCAAGCCCCACAAGTGCCCGCACTGCTCCAAGACCTTCGCCAACAGCTCCTACCTGGCCCAGCACATCCGTATCCACTCAGGGGCCAAGCCCTACAGTTGTAACTTCTGTGAGAAATCCTTCCGCCAGCTCTCCCACCTCCAGCAGCACACCCG GATCCACTCCAAGATGCACACGGAGACCATCAAGCCCCACAAGTGCCCGCACTGCTCCAAGACCTTCGCCAACACCTCCTACCTGGCCCAGCACCTCCGAATCCACTCGGGGGCCAAGCCCTACAACTGTTCCTACTGCCAGAAGGCCTTCCGCCAGCTCTCCCACCTCCAGCAGCACACACG AATCCACACCGGTGACAGACCATACAAATGTGCACACCCGGGCTGTGAGAAAGCCTTCACGCAGCTCTCCAATCTGCAG TCCCACAGGCGGCAGCACAACAAAGATAAACCCTTCAAGTGCCACAACTGTCACCGGGCGTACACGGACGCAGCCTCACTAGAGGTGCACCTATCTACGCATACGGTGAAGCATGCCAAGGTGTATACCTGCACTATCTGTAGTCGGGCATACACATCG GAAACGTACCTTATGAAACATATGCGCAAACACAACCCTCCTGATCTCCAGCAACAAGTGCAGGcagcagcggcggcagcggcggtggcccaggcccaggcccaggcccaggctcaggcccaggcccaggcccaggctcaAGCCCAAGCCCAGGCTCAAGCCCAGGCCTCCCAGGCatcgcagcagcagcagcagcaacagcagccaCAGCCACCACACTTCCAGTCCCCTGGGGCAGccccccagggtgggggtggtggggacagcaACCCCAACCCTCCACCCCAGTGTTCCTTTGACCTGACCCCCTATAAGACGGCGGAGCATCATAAGGACATCTGCCTCACTGTCACCACCAGCACCATCCAGGTGGAGCACCTGGCCAGCTCGTAG